From one Thalassobaculum sp. OXR-137 genomic stretch:
- a CDS encoding trimethylamine methyltransferase family protein, whose translation MSDDLTETLGMDGAGDAGSDAGGRRERRGRSGGGGRDARRAARGRPSTLYTPFITRNIGTFDVLSQEGLEIIENNAEIILEEIGIEFRDDAESLQMWRDAGADVDGERVHIPRGMARDLIKTAPSSFTQHARNPERSVEIGGGNTVFAPVYGPPFVSDIDGGRRYATIEDFNNFVKLAYAHPGMHHSGGTVCEPVDLPVNKRHFDMVYAHIKYSDKPFMGSVTHPDRALDTLEMAKIVFGADFLDANTVLVSLINANSPMTWDATMLGALKNYARANQAVITTPFILAGAMSPVTVAGTLAQTLAEAMAGMAFAQLCRPGAPVIFGSFASSISMQSGAPTFGTPEPALVLYGCAQLARRLNVPFRSGGSLCGSKVPDAQAAFESANTLLPTVMGGVNFVLHAAGWLEGGLVSSYEKFMMDADQCAMMRTMLEGVDLTENGQAMDAIREVGPGAHFLGCSHTQANFEKAFYRSSIADNATFEQWEAEGSRDTYQRSAELVKKTLAEYEAPALDPAVDDALIEFMAKKKASFPDSNV comes from the coding sequence GCGCGGGGCCGTCCCTCGACCCTCTATACCCCCTTCATCACCCGCAATATCGGGACCTTCGACGTGCTGTCGCAGGAAGGGCTGGAGATCATCGAGAACAATGCCGAGATCATCCTGGAGGAGATCGGCATCGAGTTCCGCGACGACGCCGAGTCCCTGCAGATGTGGCGGGACGCTGGCGCCGACGTGGACGGCGAGCGGGTGCACATTCCCCGCGGCATGGCCCGCGACCTGATCAAGACCGCGCCCTCCAGCTTCACCCAGCACGCCCGCAATCCGGAGCGCTCGGTGGAGATCGGCGGCGGCAACACCGTCTTCGCCCCGGTCTACGGGCCGCCCTTCGTCAGCGACATCGACGGCGGCCGTCGCTACGCGACCATCGAGGACTTCAACAATTTCGTGAAGCTCGCCTATGCCCATCCGGGCATGCACCATTCGGGCGGCACCGTGTGCGAGCCGGTCGACCTGCCGGTGAACAAGCGGCATTTCGATATGGTCTATGCCCATATCAAGTATTCCGACAAACCCTTCATGGGCTCGGTCACTCACCCGGATCGCGCGCTGGACACGCTGGAGATGGCGAAGATCGTCTTCGGCGCCGATTTCCTCGACGCCAACACGGTGCTGGTCTCGCTGATCAACGCCAACTCGCCGATGACCTGGGACGCCACCATGCTCGGCGCGCTCAAGAATTACGCGCGGGCCAATCAGGCGGTGATCACGACGCCGTTCATCCTGGCCGGTGCGATGTCGCCGGTCACGGTGGCCGGCACGCTGGCCCAGACCCTGGCCGAGGCGATGGCCGGCATGGCATTCGCCCAGCTCTGCCGCCCCGGTGCGCCGGTTATCTTCGGCAGCTTCGCGTCGTCCATTTCCATGCAGTCGGGCGCCCCGACCTTCGGCACGCCGGAGCCGGCGCTGGTGCTGTACGGCTGCGCCCAGCTCGCCCGGCGGCTGAATGTGCCGTTCCGGTCCGGCGGCTCGCTCTGCGGCTCCAAGGTGCCGGACGCCCAGGCGGCGTTCGAGAGCGCCAACACCCTGCTGCCGACGGTGATGGGCGGGGTGAACTTCGTTCTGCACGCCGCAGGCTGGCTGGAGGGCGGGCTGGTCAGCTCCTACGAGAAGTTCATGATGGACGCCGACCAGTGCGCCATGATGCGCACCATGCTGGAAGGCGTGGACCTGACCGAGAACGGGCAGGCGATGGACGCGATCCGCGAGGTCGGGCCGGGAGCCCACTTCCTCGGCTGCTCCCACACCCAGGCGAATTTCGAGAAGGCGTTCTACCGCTCCTCCATCGCCGACAATGCAACCTTCGAGCAATGGGAAGCGGAAGGGAGCCGGGATACCTATCAGCGCTCCGCCGAGCTGGTGAAGAAGACCCTGGCGGAGTACGAGGCCCCGGCGCTGGATCCGGCGGTGGACGACGCGCTGATCGAATTCATGGCGAAGAAGAAGGCGAGCTTCCCCGACAGCAACGTCTGA
- the phhA gene encoding phenylalanine 4-monooxygenase has translation MPVEIHRDMAGLKADFTIDQHWDAYTDEEHATWRVLAERQVPLLKDRVVPEFLAHVDALSMGGGGVPDFRRLNEVLEAETGWNVVAVPGLVPDAVFFDHLANRRFPATCFIRSMDELDYLEEPDVFHDVFGHVPLLLDPVYADYMQEYGKGGLKADGQGALRRLSRLYWYTVEFGLTKSEDGLRIFGAGIASSKGETVFALDDPSPNRIGFDLDRVMRTDYRIDDFQETYFVIDGFEALRRATEVDFTPIYARLDSEPDLAPDDVLDTDTVLHRGTGRYHAGKGRATA, from the coding sequence ATGCCCGTCGAGATCCACCGCGACATGGCCGGCCTGAAGGCCGATTTCACGATCGACCAGCACTGGGACGCCTATACCGACGAGGAGCACGCCACCTGGCGGGTGTTGGCCGAGCGCCAGGTCCCGCTGCTGAAGGACCGGGTGGTGCCGGAATTCCTCGCCCATGTGGACGCGCTCAGCATGGGCGGTGGGGGCGTACCGGACTTCCGACGCCTGAACGAGGTGCTGGAGGCGGAGACCGGCTGGAACGTGGTCGCGGTGCCGGGCCTCGTGCCCGACGCGGTGTTCTTCGACCATCTGGCCAACCGCCGGTTCCCGGCCACCTGCTTCATCCGCTCCATGGACGAGTTGGACTATCTGGAGGAGCCGGACGTCTTCCATGACGTGTTCGGCCATGTGCCGCTGCTGCTCGACCCTGTCTATGCCGACTACATGCAGGAATACGGCAAGGGCGGGCTGAAGGCCGACGGCCAGGGGGCGCTGCGGCGGCTGTCCCGGCTCTACTGGTACACCGTGGAGTTCGGGCTGACCAAGTCGGAGGACGGGCTGCGGATCTTCGGCGCCGGCATCGCCTCGTCCAAGGGCGAGACGGTCTTCGCCCTGGACGACCCCTCGCCCAACCGCATCGGCTTCGACCTGGACCGGGTGATGCGCACCGACTACCGGATCGACGACTTCCAGGAGACCTATTTCGTCATCGACGGTTTCGAGGCCCTGCGCCGCGCCACCGAGGTCGATTTCACCCCGATCTACGCCCGGCTGGACTCAGAGCCGGACCTGGCCCCCGACGACGTTCTCGACACCGACACGGTCCTGCACCGGGGCACCGGCCGCTACCACGCGGGCAAGGGCCGGGCCACCGCCTGA
- a CDS encoding GntG family PLP-dependent aldolase: MVSSNPTAQPRVNLHSDTATRPTDGMRKAIYEAEVGDEQAGEDPTAIRLQEKVAELLGKEAAVFLPSGTMCNEISYRVWCDHGDEIILEENSHALHYEVGGPGALAGVMTRTIKGTKGWFTADQVEALIRPKSRHMPRQKLVSVENTANMAGGMIWPLETLKDVAGAARKHGMRVHMDGARLPNAVVASGVSFAQFADPCDSAWIDLSKGLGCPIGGVLAGSRDFIEECWRFKHQFGGALRQSGIVAAAGVYALDHHVERLADDHARARRLAEGIEDVEGIVVDPASVETNMVFFDIGGTGINAPEFSRRLMTEHEVKISAVQPTVLRAVTYLGIEDPDIEFAIAAIRAVAAEA, encoded by the coding sequence ATGGTCTCGTCCAACCCGACCGCCCAGCCCCGCGTCAATCTGCACAGCGACACCGCCACGCGCCCGACCGACGGCATGCGCAAGGCGATCTACGAGGCGGAGGTTGGCGACGAGCAGGCGGGCGAGGATCCCACCGCCATCCGGCTCCAGGAGAAGGTGGCCGAGCTGCTGGGCAAGGAGGCGGCCGTTTTCCTGCCGAGCGGGACCATGTGCAACGAGATCTCCTACCGGGTGTGGTGCGACCACGGCGATGAGATCATCCTGGAGGAGAACAGCCACGCCCTGCATTACGAGGTCGGCGGCCCCGGCGCGCTGGCCGGCGTGATGACCCGCACGATCAAGGGCACCAAGGGCTGGTTTACCGCCGATCAGGTCGAAGCGCTGATCCGCCCGAAATCCCGCCACATGCCGCGCCAGAAGCTGGTCTCAGTGGAGAACACCGCCAACATGGCCGGCGGCATGATCTGGCCGCTCGAGACCTTGAAGGACGTCGCCGGAGCCGCCCGCAAGCATGGCATGCGGGTTCATATGGACGGAGCGCGGCTGCCGAACGCGGTGGTCGCCTCGGGCGTCTCCTTCGCCCAGTTCGCCGATCCCTGCGACAGCGCCTGGATCGACCTGTCCAAGGGGCTGGGCTGTCCGATCGGCGGCGTGCTGGCCGGGAGCCGGGACTTCATCGAGGAGTGCTGGCGCTTCAAGCACCAGTTCGGCGGGGCCCTGCGCCAGTCGGGCATCGTCGCGGCGGCGGGCGTCTACGCGCTTGATCACCATGTGGAGCGGCTGGCCGACGACCACGCCCGCGCCCGGCGTCTGGCCGAGGGCATCGAGGATGTGGAGGGGATCGTCGTCGATCCGGCCTCGGTGGAGACCAACATGGTGTTCTTCGACATCGGGGGCACGGGGATCAACGCGCCGGAATTCTCCCGCCGGCTGATGACCGAGCACGAAGTGAAGATCAGCGCGGTGCAGCCGACGGTGCTGCGGGCGGTGACCTATCTCGGCATCGAGGACCCGGACATCGAATTCGCCATCGCCGCCATCCGCGCCGTGGCGGCGGAGGCCTGA
- the hpnE gene encoding hydroxysqualene dehydroxylase HpnE — translation MSGGTVHVVGAGLAGLAAALSLSGSGRSVVLHEAAGHAGGRCRSYLDSTIGCRIDNGNHLLLSANHAALAYLSEIGASGSLTASAPTFPFQDLPSGLQWTVRPGEGGLWRRLTAPMRQVPGARAPDALGMVRLAMAGRETTVMQALGPGVLMERFWRPMTVAILNAEPEIAAARLLRDVMREVIVTGEATPLTARDGLSESFVDPALAVLAVRGVRVGFGRRLRSIELGADRAVALHFPTDTVDLSSEDWLVLAVPPQVAAGLLPDLPVPEAASAIVNAHFRLDAPARLSGGGHLMGLTGGTAQWIFLRGPVASVTVSAAETLLDRSGEELASTLWSEIAPVLGLLAAPQPPGRIVKEKRATFRQDPRSLSRRPPARTSWRNLVLAGDWTDTGLPATIEGAIRSGRQAADALSGRAG, via the coding sequence GTGAGCGGCGGAACCGTGCATGTCGTCGGCGCCGGACTGGCCGGACTGGCGGCCGCGCTGTCGCTCAGCGGCAGCGGCCGGTCGGTCGTTCTGCACGAAGCGGCGGGCCATGCCGGCGGACGGTGCCGGTCCTATCTCGACAGCACGATCGGGTGCCGGATCGACAACGGCAACCACCTGCTGCTCTCGGCCAACCACGCCGCTCTGGCCTATCTCTCCGAGATCGGGGCGAGCGGGTCGCTGACCGCCTCCGCGCCAACCTTCCCGTTCCAGGACCTTCCTAGCGGCCTCCAATGGACCGTGCGGCCCGGCGAGGGCGGTCTCTGGCGGCGCCTGACCGCACCGATGCGCCAGGTTCCGGGAGCGCGCGCGCCCGATGCGCTGGGCATGGTCCGGCTGGCGATGGCCGGTCGGGAAACCACCGTGATGCAGGCGCTCGGTCCAGGCGTCCTGATGGAGCGGTTCTGGCGCCCGATGACCGTCGCGATCCTGAATGCCGAACCCGAGATCGCCGCCGCACGGCTGCTGCGCGATGTGATGCGCGAGGTGATCGTAACGGGCGAGGCGACGCCGCTGACGGCCCGCGACGGTCTGAGCGAGAGCTTCGTCGATCCCGCCCTGGCGGTGCTGGCGGTGCGCGGCGTGAGGGTCGGATTCGGCCGCCGCCTCAGGTCGATCGAGCTGGGAGCCGACCGGGCCGTCGCCCTGCATTTTCCCACAGACACGGTCGATCTGTCGTCCGAGGACTGGCTGGTGCTTGCCGTACCGCCTCAGGTGGCGGCCGGACTGCTGCCGGACCTGCCTGTGCCGGAGGCCGCCTCGGCGATCGTGAACGCCCATTTCCGTCTCGACGCCCCCGCCCGTCTGTCCGGCGGCGGCCATCTGATGGGCCTGACCGGCGGTACGGCCCAGTGGATTTTCCTGCGCGGACCCGTCGCCAGCGTGACGGTGAGCGCCGCCGAGACCCTTCTCGACCGGTCCGGCGAGGAGCTCGCCTCGACCCTGTGGTCGGAGATCGCGCCGGTGCTGGGACTGCTGGCGGCACCGCAGCCGCCGGGCCGGATCGTCAAGGAGAAGCGCGCCACCTTCCGCCAGGACCCGCGCTCCCTGTCCCGAAGGCCGCCGGCCCGGACCTCCTGGCGCAACCTCGTCCTGGCGGGCGACTGGACCGATACCGGTCTGCCCGCGACCATCGAAGGCGCCATCCGTTCGGGCAGACAGGCCGCCGACGCCCTGAGCGGTCGCGCCGGCTGA
- the hpnD gene encoding presqualene diphosphate synthase HpnD — protein sequence MSAVDFEDPQAQAEARAVVEASGTSFRWGMRILPPDRRRAMYAVYAFCRIIDDIADEPGDLAVRQARLDGWRDEIARLYAAEVPREPIGRALAPAIQRYRLPRAEFDALIDGMETDLQGRNVAPGMAELRLYCRRVAGAVGLLSMRCFGAEQPEADAAAVALGEAMQLTNILRDLGEDAADGRLYLPEELLQKHGIASRAPQAVVDHPNLPALCRELAAQARSRYAEAKALIARCDRRAMRSAVMMMVGYEALLDRMEEGDWREPRRRVSLSGWRRLVLLRHLFR from the coding sequence ATGAGCGCCGTCGATTTCGAGGATCCGCAGGCTCAGGCGGAAGCCAGAGCCGTGGTCGAGGCGTCCGGAACCTCGTTCCGCTGGGGCATGCGTATCCTGCCCCCGGACCGGCGGCGCGCCATGTACGCGGTCTACGCCTTCTGCCGGATCATCGACGACATCGCCGACGAGCCGGGGGATCTCGCCGTGCGGCAGGCGCGTCTGGACGGATGGCGCGACGAGATTGCCCGCCTTTATGCTGCGGAGGTGCCGCGCGAACCGATCGGCCGTGCCCTGGCCCCCGCGATCCAGCGCTATCGCCTGCCCAGGGCGGAGTTCGACGCCCTGATCGACGGGATGGAGACCGACCTGCAAGGGCGAAACGTGGCCCCGGGCATGGCGGAACTCCGGCTCTACTGCCGCCGGGTCGCGGGCGCGGTGGGGCTGCTGTCCATGCGCTGCTTCGGCGCCGAGCAGCCGGAGGCCGATGCCGCCGCCGTCGCGCTCGGCGAGGCGATGCAGCTCACCAACATCCTGCGCGACCTGGGCGAGGATGCGGCCGACGGCCGGCTCTATCTGCCCGAGGAGCTGCTGCAGAAGCACGGGATCGCCAGCCGCGCCCCGCAGGCGGTGGTCGACCATCCCAACCTCCCGGCCCTGTGCCGCGAGCTCGCCGCCCAGGCACGCAGCCGCTACGCCGAGGCGAAAGCGCTCATCGCCCGCTGCGACCGCCGGGCCATGCGCTCCGCCGTGATGATGATGGTCGGCTACGAGGCGCTGCTGGACCGAATGGAGGAGGGCGACTGGCGAGAGCCGCGGCGCCGGGTATCGCTCTCCGGCTGGCGCCGGCTGGTGCTGTTGCGCCACCTCTTCCGGTGA
- a CDS encoding squalene/phytoene synthase family protein: MIGRTPTRTASGENFPVGSLLIAARLRPSVLRFYDAARASDDIADDPALSGTEKLRQLDRFEAVLIGDMEAADLAPAHHARDTLSEPAIGRLRQLLRAFRRDAIQPRCADWEALMAYCADSANPVGRFLLDLHGEDAAGYPASDALCTALQVLNHLQDCGEDYRLLDRIYLPADWLQAEGVAESALSGAQTTPGLREVLDRCLDEVEHLLDRAAPLPLQMRSTRLALESAAVLALAVALAARLKREDPLARRVRLSRPAMLAVGAWAALRCLWRRTLSAGRPARRSPA, encoded by the coding sequence ATGATCGGCCGGACGCCGACGCGCACCGCTTCAGGCGAGAACTTCCCGGTCGGCTCCCTGCTGATCGCGGCGCGCCTGCGCCCTTCTGTCCTGCGGTTCTACGACGCCGCCCGGGCGTCCGACGATATCGCCGACGATCCCGCCCTGAGCGGTACCGAAAAACTGAGGCAGCTCGACCGCTTCGAGGCGGTGCTGATCGGCGACATGGAGGCGGCCGATCTGGCGCCGGCACACCACGCCCGCGACACTCTGTCGGAGCCTGCCATCGGTCGGCTGCGGCAGCTCCTTCGGGCGTTTCGCCGCGACGCGATCCAACCGCGCTGCGCCGACTGGGAGGCGCTGATGGCCTATTGCGCCGACTCCGCCAATCCCGTGGGCCGCTTCCTGCTCGATCTGCATGGCGAGGATGCCGCCGGCTATCCGGCCTCCGACGCCCTGTGCACGGCGCTGCAGGTGCTGAACCATCTGCAGGATTGCGGCGAAGACTACCGGCTGCTGGACCGGATCTACCTGCCCGCCGACTGGCTTCAGGCAGAGGGTGTCGCCGAAAGCGCGCTGTCCGGCGCCCAGACGACGCCCGGCCTGCGCGAGGTGCTGGATCGGTGCCTGGACGAGGTCGAGCATCTGCTGGACAGGGCGGCCCCGCTGCCCCTGCAGATGCGCTCCACCCGTCTCGCTCTGGAATCGGCGGCGGTCCTGGCGCTCGCCGTCGCCCTCGCCGCGCGGTTGAAGCGCGAGGACCCTTTGGCCCGTCGGGTCCGACTGTCGCGGCCGGCCATGCTGGCTGTCGGCGCCTGGGCGGCCCTGCGATGCCTGTGGCGGCGCACGCTGTCCGCCGGCAGGCCCGCCCGCCGGTCGCCGGCATGA
- a CDS encoding sulfotransferase gives MSDTAPSGLTIPPVLILSTGRCGSTMVSDLLNRHPQILSLSEFFVTLGADAFSLRRPDGDRMWRLLTTQSAGLHAMLKDGHVVEETLYPYDDPASRYGAADMPPIIAVTLPHLTDTPEALLDALEPRVRARPRMPIAEQYRALFGDLAEMLDRRVWIERSGGTLMHAAKLLRMFPDARVVHVYRDGRDTAMSMSQHHNFRVLVGAILRCRRLGIDPQQGFSADRGSRLNPLIERIVFTVLDIEKTAALPTLEDFGRFWSDLILIGLECFAGLPSERLLNLRFEDVQSDPRRKLDELIRFIDPSLADDAWLDEVAAIPRPARSKFQTLPEEVQTTLTSACAPGLERLGYPL, from the coding sequence GTGAGCGACACTGCCCCGAGCGGCCTGACGATTCCTCCGGTTCTGATCCTCAGCACGGGCCGATGCGGATCGACCATGGTATCCGACCTGCTGAACCGGCATCCGCAGATCCTCAGCCTCTCGGAATTCTTCGTCACGCTCGGCGCCGACGCCTTCTCCCTGCGCCGGCCGGACGGCGACCGCATGTGGCGGCTGCTGACGACCCAGAGCGCCGGCCTGCACGCCATGCTCAAGGACGGCCACGTGGTCGAGGAGACACTGTATCCCTACGACGACCCTGCGTCGCGCTACGGGGCGGCCGACATGCCGCCGATCATCGCCGTCACCCTGCCGCACCTGACCGATACGCCGGAAGCGCTGCTGGACGCGCTGGAGCCCCGGGTCCGCGCCCGGCCCCGCATGCCGATTGCCGAGCAGTACCGGGCCCTGTTCGGCGATCTGGCCGAGATGCTGGACCGCAGGGTCTGGATCGAGCGCTCCGGCGGCACCCTGATGCACGCCGCCAAGCTGCTTCGGATGTTCCCGGACGCCCGGGTCGTCCATGTCTACCGGGACGGGCGCGACACGGCGATGTCGATGAGCCAGCATCACAATTTCCGGGTGCTGGTCGGCGCCATCCTGCGCTGCCGGCGCTTGGGCATCGATCCGCAACAGGGCTTCAGCGCCGACCGGGGAAGCCGGTTGAATCCGCTGATCGAACGGATCGTGTTCACGGTTCTGGACATCGAGAAGACCGCCGCCCTGCCGACACTCGAGGATTTCGGCCGGTTCTGGAGCGACCTGATCCTGATCGGCCTGGAGTGTTTCGCCGGGTTGCCGTCCGAGCGTCTGCTGAATCTCCGCTTCGAGGATGTTCAATCCGACCCGAGGAGGAAGTTGGACGAGTTGATCCGCTTCATCGACCCGTCGCTGGCGGACGACGCCTGGCTCGACGAGGTCGCGGCGATCCCGCGGCCGGCCCGCTCCAAGTTCCAGACCCTGCCCGAGGAGGTGCAAACCACCCTGACCAGCGCCTGTGCGCCGGGGCTCGAACGGCTCGGATACCCGCTATGA
- a CDS encoding oxygenase MpaB family protein, whose translation MPTAYLEGYARAAGVDRALADRYVAATRIGDPEADALMAELQRHNPVDAQSWIARGIEGDPSALDDAPESVRAFFADIDATPPWVDRAGFLPGCRAFHRNSEMFVGAFVAAVLIEGFSTLISQSFSITGRIVDQGVRRLKQNNRQLVEIFLPGGLDRTGDGWKLSVRVRLVHARIRQLLAQDPEWDESAWGTPLSAAHMAYATASFSGLLLKRAAMLGVTLSDEERTSFMQVWRYSAHLMGVPHDLLFTSEDEALWLHRIGSTCEPPPTMESIILANGLINSAPLVAGFTEPKSRRALARKIYRISRAMIGDDLADQLNYPPMNTRGTLALLRLKNGAEQVLYRIAPSLGARRRASQFQTMLTVSLYGEQGASYRLPQHAHAEKDGLL comes from the coding sequence ATGCCGACGGCCTATCTGGAGGGGTACGCCCGGGCGGCCGGCGTCGATCGGGCGCTCGCCGATCGGTACGTGGCCGCGACCCGCATCGGCGACCCGGAAGCCGACGCGTTGATGGCCGAGCTGCAGCGGCACAATCCGGTCGACGCGCAATCCTGGATCGCCCGGGGGATCGAAGGCGACCCATCCGCCCTGGACGATGCGCCGGAGAGCGTGAGGGCGTTCTTCGCCGATATCGACGCCACGCCCCCCTGGGTCGACCGGGCCGGCTTCCTGCCCGGATGCCGCGCCTTTCACCGCAATTCCGAGATGTTCGTCGGCGCCTTCGTCGCCGCCGTGCTGATCGAGGGTTTCTCCACGCTGATCAGCCAGTCGTTCAGCATCACCGGCCGGATCGTCGACCAGGGGGTCCGCCGCCTGAAGCAGAACAACCGGCAGCTCGTGGAGATCTTCCTGCCCGGCGGGCTCGACCGCACCGGCGACGGCTGGAAGCTGTCAGTCCGCGTCCGCCTGGTCCATGCCCGCATCCGACAGCTTCTGGCGCAGGACCCGGAGTGGGACGAGAGCGCCTGGGGCACACCGTTGAGTGCAGCGCATATGGCCTATGCCACCGCCTCGTTCTCCGGTCTGCTGCTGAAGCGCGCGGCGATGCTGGGCGTGACCCTGTCCGACGAGGAGCGGACGTCCTTCATGCAGGTATGGCGCTATTCCGCCCACCTGATGGGCGTGCCCCACGACCTGCTGTTCACCTCGGAGGACGAGGCCCTGTGGCTGCACCGGATCGGGTCGACCTGCGAGCCGCCGCCGACCATGGAATCCATCATCCTGGCCAACGGCCTGATCAACTCCGCCCCGCTCGTAGCCGGCTTCACCGAGCCGAAATCGCGGCGGGCGCTCGCCCGCAAGATCTACCGGATCTCGCGGGCCATGATCGGAGACGATCTTGCCGATCAACTCAATTATCCGCCGATGAACACCCGGGGGACATTGGCACTGCTGCGGCTCAAGAACGGCGCGGAGCAGGTGCTGTATCGCATCGCTCCCAGCCTGGGTGCGCGCCGCCGCGCGAGCCAGTTCCAGACCATGCTGACCGTATCGCTGTATGGGGAGCAGGGCGCGAGCTATCGTCTGCCCCAGCATGCCCATGCGGAGAAGGACGGATTGCTGTGA
- the cysQ gene encoding 3'(2'),5'-bisphosphate nucleotidase CysQ: MPSVTAVDPANRIALLDAIAVLAREAGKIILPYYRSDTAVIDKMDGSPVTAADRAADAHIVPVLKALTPGIPVVAEESVEAGDIPDVSGGRFWLVDPLDGTKEFINKSTDFTVNIGLIWDGVPVLGALHTPVDGMVWGGILGEGAWEESADGTRTPISVRKPGPDGLTIVASRSHRNPELEAYIETMDVKESVSRGSALKFCLVARGDADLYPRTGPTMEWDTAAGHAVLLAAGGSMTKFDGTPFDYGKPDFRNGHFIARGG; encoded by the coding sequence ATGCCTTCAGTTACAGCGGTCGATCCGGCCAACCGGATCGCCCTGCTCGACGCCATCGCCGTCCTCGCCCGCGAGGCGGGAAAGATCATCCTGCCCTATTACCGCTCCGACACCGCGGTGATCGACAAGATGGACGGCAGCCCGGTGACCGCCGCCGACCGGGCGGCCGACGCCCATATCGTGCCGGTGCTGAAGGCGCTCACCCCCGGCATCCCAGTTGTGGCCGAGGAGAGCGTGGAGGCCGGCGACATCCCCGACGTCTCCGGCGGCCGGTTCTGGCTGGTGGACCCGCTGGACGGCACCAAGGAGTTCATCAACAAGAGCACCGACTTCACCGTAAATATCGGCCTGATCTGGGACGGCGTGCCGGTCCTGGGCGCCCTGCACACGCCGGTCGACGGCATGGTCTGGGGCGGAATCCTGGGCGAAGGGGCCTGGGAGGAGAGCGCCGACGGCACCCGCACGCCGATCTCGGTGCGCAAGCCCGGGCCCGACGGCCTGACCATCGTCGCCAGCCGCAGCCATCGCAATCCAGAGTTGGAAGCCTATATCGAAACTATGGATGTTAAGGAAAGCGTATCGCGCGGCTCCGCCCTGAAGTTCTGTCTCGTCGCAAGGGGCGATGCCGATCTCTATCCGCGGACCGGTCCGACGATGGAGTGGGACACGGCCGCCGGCCATGCGGTTCTGCTGGCCGCCGGCGGGTCGATGACCAAATTCGACGGCACCCCCTTCGACTACGGCAAACCGGATTTCCGCAACGGGCATTTCATTGCCCGCGGTGGGTGA